In Uranotaenia lowii strain MFRU-FL chromosome 2, ASM2978415v1, whole genome shotgun sequence, one genomic interval encodes:
- the LOC129749502 gene encoding protein O-glucosyltransferase 2-like codes for MNNLISSWWLLIQFLKCLTCEILLDAENTRVWGPGVELADKFTIGARYFFIEPRSSDGNLLTETFKYRVIFSGRSKIGECRVKIEQIDRYDGSAIIRYKLLETCWNVEIHVMHGERHLGKSPFIFKDKLYIENCYCPKHSLEEWLAQVECPLEDPQIENDMIPFRAVNFSSLRPRIIRQYDKPGSVSLCNYVVKDNSIYRTCYGQYTGFKMYMDAILMSLTRKLRLPDMELFVNLGDWPLVTKGGHRRTTGPYPIFSWCGSEDSFDIVMPTYDIVESSLEAMSRVTLDMISVQRRGIPWENKTPKAFWRGRDSRRERLELVGISQRHPDLVNASLTNFFFFRDEEKIYGPKVAYISFFEFFNFKYQINIDGTVAAYRLPYLLGGSSVVFKTESKYYEHFYNKLHRGTHFIGVKADLSDLISKIGYAIQNDYEMLQIRDSAKQFVQDHLLPKSILCYYGLLFKQYSQNIVSSVQVIPGMNKVEQPVASLNCDCDIEVTNAEHDEL; via the exons ATGAATAACCTGATCAGCAGTTGGTGGCTTTTGATACAGTTTCTAAAATGCCTTACCTGTGAAATTTTGCTGGATGCAGAGAACACTCGGGTTTGGGGACCTGGTGTCGAACTAGCTGACAAGTTTACCATTGGAGCTCGTTATTTCTTCATCGAGCCCCGGAGTTCCGACGGCAATTT gtTAACGGAGACCTTCAAATATCGCGTTATTTTTTCTGGACGATCAAAAATTGGTGAATGTCGTGTTAAAATTGAACAGATTGATAGATACGATGGTTCAGCCATTATTCGGTACAAATTATTGGAAACTTGTTGGAATGTGGAAATACATGTGATGCATGGAGAACGACATTTGGGAAAATCTCCTTTCATTTTCAAGGATAAATTGTACATCGAAAACTGTTACTGCCCAAAACACTCACTGGAAGAGTGGTTAGCTCAGGTCGAATGCCCATTGGAGGACCCTCAAATAGAGAATGACATGATTCCATTCCGGGCTGTTAATTTTTCCAGTTTGCGACCAAGGATAATAAGACAATATGACAAACCAGGAAGCGTTTCCCTGTGCAACTACGTGGTAAAAGATAATTCCATCTATCGTACCTGTTATGGTCAGTATACCGGATTTAAAATGTACATGGATGCCATACTGATGTCCCTGACACGCAAGCTTCGTTTACCGGATATGGAATTGTTTGTGAATCTCGGTGACTGGCCTTTGGTAACAAAAGGTGGTCATCGGCGTACAACAGGGCCCTACCCAATATTCTCCTGGTGTGGTAGCGAAGATTCCTTCGACATAGTTATGCCAACGTACGATATAGTAGAATCTTCCCTTGAGGCAATGAGTCGGGTCACTTTGGATATGATTTCTGTCCAGCGACGTGGAATTCCGTGGGAAAATAAAACGCCTAAAGCTTTCTGGCGTGGAAGAGATTCTAGACGCGAACGCTTGGAGCTCGTCGGAATCTCCCAACGTCATCCGGATCTAGTCAACGCATCATTaacaaactttttctttttccgAGACGAAGAGAAAATCTATGGCCCCAAAGTAGCTTATATAtcgttttttgagtttttcaacttcaagtaTCAGATCAACATTGACGGAACTGTTGCAGCCTATCGATTACCGTATCTCCTCGGAGGATCGTCGGTCGTTTTCAAAACTGAATCGAAATACTACGAACATTTCTACAACAAACTTCATAGAGGAACACATTTCATTGGCGTGAAGGCTGATTTGTCAGATTTAATATCTAAAATTGGTTATGCCATTCAGAACGACTATGAAATGTTGCAAATTCGTGATAGTGCCAAACAATTTGTTCAAGACCATTTATTGCCCAAGTCTATTCTTTGTTATTATGGATTACTTTTTAAG CAATATTCTCAAAACATTGTAAGTTCCGTACAAGTGATCCCTGGAATGAACAAAGTGGAACAACCTGTAGCCAGTTTGAACTGTGATTGTGATATAGAAGTTACCAATGCTGAGCACGACGagctttaa
- the LOC129749501 gene encoding protein nessun dorma isoform X2, whose product MDIYEFEKSLLDRLTETSDVLSARDIIPANEVRTEWANYVEIMAEPTGWQAVWRIPRVVCEQLSIRFPIMVMGTVEQVLFDELKAVFCVEGVQDDDVHLPEKHAVALDELWPMKDQENEALNMDRTAECIDRLRFFYHHIWMPWDYDNDDQRSDWADKHLESRIKFYYDIKNRTMSKRLSSHVLALLAEANYIQKKKEVLEMEIEDEEETELGEDSSLVEHDKASELMKLHLRLNSIKNEIDILENPAMRELYEKVRFTECTSFSAYNTISNGKLTAEAFVVTHIGTLDEQIDFLTKAKSKFNANKVVRICDSLQGALDISQSSDEIYLPPGKHMIKFLEYLNGGGAIRAITSVDFKDVDEHGKLEIIDDKSIISSKDDDSILLTVDGNYCFENVLLDCRNVRTGVLIKRGNVSFKNCYLIGDPASTTKQGIVVFGNSTISLENCIIKDFSTGIYSNHNCNIHLTGTNIQNCYNGIEVLTGCTVAFIATRIQNCKSYGVLLEVNDSPFPEKTNQSYDDFQKIERQEFRFEPDCVFENNGKANFILINGSQADFNSSCFMDQMDPSSNKRKNMDD is encoded by the exons ATGGATATCtacgaatttgaaaaatctctgCTCGACCGATTAACTGAGACTTCCGACGTACTCAGCGCTCGGGATATAATACCGGCGAACGAAGTACGAACGGAATGGGCAAACTATGTGGAAATTATGGCTGAACCAACGGGCTGGCAAGCTGTCTGGCGGATTCCTCGCGTTGTTTGCGAACAGCTTTCGATTCGTTTTCCGATAATGGTGATGGGAACTGTGGAACAAGTACTATTCGACGAGCTGAAGGCCGTATTTTGTGTTGAAGGGGTTCAGGATGATGATGTGCATTTACCGGAGAAACATGCCGTCGCATTAGACGAACTTTGGCCAATGAAGGACCAAGAAAATGAAGCACTGAATATGGATCGCACAGCCGAGTGTATCGATCGTCTCAGATTCTTCTACCACCATATCTGGATGCCTTGGGACTACGATAATGATGATCAGCGTAGTGATTGGGCCGACAAACATCTGGAGagtagaattaaattttactatgATATAAAAAATCGCACAATGTCGAAGCGTTTATCTTCTCATGTGTTAGCTTTGTTGGCAGAAGCCAattatattcagaaaaaaaaagaagttctcGAGATGGAGattgaagatgaagaagaaaccGAGCTAGGGGAGGACAGTAGTCTGGTAGAGCACGATAAAGCTAGCGAGCTGATGAAGTTGCATTTACGTTTGAACTCCATAAAAAATGAGATCGACATTCTTGAAAATCCAGCAATGAGAGAACTATATGAAAAAGTCCGTTTTACTGAATGTACCAGCTTTTCTGCCTATAACACAATTTCGAACGGAAAACTTACTGCGGAGGCATTTGTGGTTACGCACATAGGAACGTTGGATGAACAAATAGATTTTCTTACCAAAGCGAAATCCAAATTCAATGCGAATAAAGTTGTCCGTATATGCGACTCCCTTCAAGGTGCGCTAGACATAAGCCAATCGTCTGATGAAATTTATCTTCCACCAGGCAAACACATGATTAAATTTCTCGAATACCTGAATGGAGGCGGAGCCATTAGAGCTATAACATCTGTTGATTTTAAAGATGTAGATGAACACGGGAAACTGGAAATAATTGATGATAAGTCTATAATAAGTTCCAAGGATGATGACAGCATTTTGCTAACGGTGGATGGAAATTATTGTTTCGAAAATGTGCTGCTGGATTGTAGAAACGTTAGAACCGGCGTGCTTATCAAACGAggaaatgtttcattcaaaaattgctACCTTATTGGCGATCCAGCTTCTACAACCAAGCAAGGAATAGTGGTATTTG GCAATTCTACTATAAGTCTCGAGAATTGTATCATCAAAGACTTTTCTACCGGAATATACTCCAACCATAATTGCAATATTCATCTAACAGGCACCAACATTCAGAATTGCTACAATGGAATCGAGGTCCTAACTGGATGCACAGTAGCATTCATAGCGACCAggattcaaaattgtaaaagctATGGCGTTTTGTTGGAAGTTAACGATTCTCCCTTCCCCGAGAAAACCAATCAGAGTTACGACGACTTTCAGAAAATTGAACGTCAAGAGTTTCGATTTGAGCCTGATTGTGTCTTTGAAAACAACGGAAAAGCCAACTTCATTCTTATTAACGGATCACAGGCTGATTTCAACAGTTCTTGCTTTATGGATCAGATGGATCCATCATCAAAC AAACGGAAGAATATGGACGATTAG
- the LOC129749508 gene encoding transcription initiation factor TFIID subunit 13 — protein sequence MAANPTEENFDQTEFDEDDLGEVQIESTAGRKRLFSKELRCMMYGFGDDQNPYTESVDLLEDLVIEFITEMTHRAMEIGRTGRVQVEDIIFLVRKDARKYSRVKDLLTMNEELKRARKAFDEIKYVGAEAKIK from the exons ATGGCAGCGAATCCAACGGAGGAAAACTTTGACCAAACCGAG TTCGACGAGGATGATTTGGGAGAAGTCCAGATCGAATCTACTGCCGGGCGTAAGCGCCTTTTCAGCAAGGAATTACGATGCATGATGTATGGCTTTGGAGACGATCAAAACCCGTATACCGAAAGTGTTGATCTCCTCGAGGATTTGGTAATCGAATTCATCACTGAGATGACACATAG ggCAATGGAAATTGGTCGCACAGGTCGTGTTCAAGTCGAAGATATCATTTTTCTGGTTCGTAAGGACGCCCGTAAGTATTCCCGTGTTAAGGATTTGTTAACGATGAATGAAGAGCTAAAGAGAGCTCGAAAGGCATTCGATGAAATTAAGTATGTTGGGGCAGAGGCGAAGATTAAGTAG
- the LOC129749505 gene encoding uncharacterized protein LOC129749505: MDAVRAQHDITLLCESRPWNEHQLASVTSNCCIEGVSLDSLPFSSANIVSVLDMAQHEPEELNHSVLKEQRYNIIQSKLNLEEKRGPKYRCLECTFTLPTRLSMVTHMKGHLKPFCEVCFETLKSKDAVHRHMTVTHPEVVARDCTTPPMKDYYYLQTIVPPNTPNTAIPDDEMTVINGLVNPIIKVPVNPIGAQKFFGPDDTDGVSTEDEHRLVIDDAPRPKSNRAKSKKKNATKQTRKLKPSPSIKNQLKSRVNTMETNDNILKITSRFGRSISLKVPQY, encoded by the exons ATGGACGCCGTTCGAGCACAGCACGATATTACTCTACTGTGTGAATCTCGCCCTTGGAACGAACACCAACTGGCATCGGTTACTTCCAACTGTTGCATCGAAGGGGTTTCATTGGATAGTTTACCTTTCTCTTCTGCTAACATTGTTTCCGTGCTAGATATGGCGCAACATGAGCCGGAAGAGCTGAACCACTCGGTCCTCAAGGAACAGCGTTAT AATATCATACAAAGTAAACTGAATTTGGAAGAAAAACGAGGACCCAAATACCGCTGCCTGGAGTGCACTTTCACTTTGCCGACCAGGCTCAGTATGGTGACCCATATGAAAGGACACCTGAAACCGTTTTGTGAAGTGTGCTTCGAAACACTTAAATCTAAAGATGCTGTG CATCGCCATATGACTGTTACTCATCCCGAGGTGGTAGCTCGTGACTGTACTACTCCGCCGATGAAAGACTATTATTACCTACAGACGATAGTTCCGCCCAATACGCCGAATACTGCCATTCCAGATGATGAAATGACAGTTATTAATGGCTTGGTTAACCCCATCATCAAAGTACCCGTTAATCCCATAGGGGCACAGAAGTTTTTCGGGCCAGATGACACAGATGGAGTTAGCACCGAAGATGAACATCGTTTAGTTATCGATGATGCTCCTCGTCCAAAATCCAATCGAGCTAAATCGAAGAAAAAGAACGCCACTAAACAGACAAGAAAATTGAAACCAAGCCCTAGTATTAAGAATCAACTTAAATCCAGGGTAAATACCATGGAAACAAACGATAATATTCTTAAGATAACTTCGAGATTTGGACGTTCGATTAGTCTTAAGGTTCCTCAATACTAA
- the LOC129749504 gene encoding cAMP-dependent protein kinase catalytic subunit alpha-like has product MPDWNRIRRMKRQILCRLTGTHSRNDAQENGNGKTRTQIKVETGESGLPRAALPRFVPTDVNYKDMLNKWRSEFNKRYNKVQRSTDEGLNEYQLLSIIGTGAFAVVRQAHHAKSDQFYAMKILSKEKILRNKQLQHTFNEKRILRSIRFPFIVGLEKVFKDNSCIYLLMPFICGGELFSLLRQKKRFSEEQAKFYAAQVVLALEYLHHLNLIYRDLKPENILIDTRGYIKLTDFGFCKYVKDRTFTLCGTPEYLAPEVIKSKGYGHAVDWWSFGVLIYEMVAGYAPFFSATGSQMMLYEQIIEGNVRFPSIFGNDLRNLVFNLLQVDLTRRFGNLKNGTNDIKNHSWFRKTDWIGLLNGEITAPFVPEVSGPGDVSQFTVYDDQHYQLSKNCLYSREFIDF; this is encoded by the exons ATGCCCGATTGGAACCGTATAAGACGTATGAAACGGCAAATATTGTGTCGTTTGACCGGAACACATTCCCGCAATGATGCACAAGAAAACGGAAACGGAAAAACCAGGACTCAAATTAAGGTGGAAACTGGCGAATCAGGTCTTCCTCGGGCAGCTCTGCCAAGGTTCGTTCCTACTGACGTGAACTATAAAGACATGCTGAATAAGTGGCGGTCAGAATTCAACAAACGTTATAACAAGGTGCAGCGATCGACGGATGAGGGCTTGAACGAATATCAATTGTTGAGCATTATCGGAACAGGTGCCTTTGCAGTTGTG AGACAGGCTCATCACGCCAAGAGTGATCAGTTCTACGCTATGAAAATACTGTCCAAGGAGAAGATCCTTCGCAATAAACAACTGCAGCACACATTCAACGAGAAACGAATTCTTCGAAGCATCCGATTTCCATTTATAGTCGGGTTGGAGAAAGTGTTCAAGGATAATTCTTGCATATATCTTCTGATGCCGTTTATCTGTGGCGGGGAATTGTTTTCCTTGTTACGCCAGAAAAAGCGATTTTCAGAGGAGCAAGCAAAGTTTTATGCGGCTCAGGTGGTCTTAGCGCTGGAATATTTGCACCACCTCAACCTTATTTATCGCGATTTAAAACCGGAAAACATTCTGATTGATACCAGAGGCTACATCAAACTGACCGATTTCGGATTCTGCAAA tACGTAAAGGATCGAACATTCACATTGTGTGGCACTCCGGAATACTTGGCACCCGAAGTCATCAAATCGAAAGGATACGGCCATGCCGTTGACTGGTGGTCCTTTGGAGTGTTAATTTACGAGATGGTAGCAGGATATGCCCCATTTTTTTCAGCTACCGGTAGCCAAATGATGCTTTACGAACAAATAATTGAAGGAAATGTGAGATTTCCTTCAATATTTGGCAACGACTTGCGAAATTTGGTTTTCAACCTACTTCAAGTGGATCTTACAAGGCGATTTGGTAATTTGAAGAACGGAACCAACGACATCAAGAATCATTCGTGGTTTCGTAAAACCGATTGGATTGGTCTGCTAAATGGTGAAATTACTGCCCCTTTTGTGCCCGAAGTTTCTGGACCTGGCGATGTCTCGCAATTTACAGTGTACGATGACCAACATtatcaactttcaaaaaattgtttgtacTCGAGagaatttatagatttttaa
- the LOC129749501 gene encoding protein nessun dorma isoform X1 — MDIYEFEKSLLDRLTETSDVLSARDIIPANEVRTEWANYVEIMAEPTGWQAVWRIPRVVCEQLSIRFPIMVMGTVEQVLFDELKAVFCVEGVQDDDVHLPEKHAVALDELWPMKDQENEALNMDRTAECIDRLRFFYHHIWMPWDYDNDDQRSDWADKHLESRIKFYYDIKNRTMSKRLSSHVLALLAEANYIQKKKEVLEMEIEDEEETELGEDSSLVEHDKASELMKLHLRLNSIKNEIDILENPAMRELYEKVRFTECTSFSAYNTISNGKLTAEAFVVTHIGTLDEQIDFLTKAKSKFNANKVVRICDSLQGALDISQSSDEIYLPPGKHMIKFLEYLNGGGAIRAITSVDFKDVDEHGKLEIIDDKSIISSKDDDSILLTVDGNYCFENVLLDCRNVRTGVLIKRGNVSFKNCYLIGDPASTTKQGIVVFGNSTISLENCIIKDFSTGIYSNHNCNIHLTGTNIQNCYNGIEVLTGCTVAFIATRIQNCKSYGVLLEVNDSPFPEKTNQSYDDFQKIERQEFRFEPDCVFENNGKANFILINGSQADFNSSCFMDQMDPSSNVSFANILRIMDNLARENTEQLNADLKHETIKDIHKEECENISEVEQDIGSVTTNGGDISTFDNDSDSVEDSLESGGGSFDVIEINDTVIEID, encoded by the exons ATGGATATCtacgaatttgaaaaatctctgCTCGACCGATTAACTGAGACTTCCGACGTACTCAGCGCTCGGGATATAATACCGGCGAACGAAGTACGAACGGAATGGGCAAACTATGTGGAAATTATGGCTGAACCAACGGGCTGGCAAGCTGTCTGGCGGATTCCTCGCGTTGTTTGCGAACAGCTTTCGATTCGTTTTCCGATAATGGTGATGGGAACTGTGGAACAAGTACTATTCGACGAGCTGAAGGCCGTATTTTGTGTTGAAGGGGTTCAGGATGATGATGTGCATTTACCGGAGAAACATGCCGTCGCATTAGACGAACTTTGGCCAATGAAGGACCAAGAAAATGAAGCACTGAATATGGATCGCACAGCCGAGTGTATCGATCGTCTCAGATTCTTCTACCACCATATCTGGATGCCTTGGGACTACGATAATGATGATCAGCGTAGTGATTGGGCCGACAAACATCTGGAGagtagaattaaattttactatgATATAAAAAATCGCACAATGTCGAAGCGTTTATCTTCTCATGTGTTAGCTTTGTTGGCAGAAGCCAattatattcagaaaaaaaaagaagttctcGAGATGGAGattgaagatgaagaagaaaccGAGCTAGGGGAGGACAGTAGTCTGGTAGAGCACGATAAAGCTAGCGAGCTGATGAAGTTGCATTTACGTTTGAACTCCATAAAAAATGAGATCGACATTCTTGAAAATCCAGCAATGAGAGAACTATATGAAAAAGTCCGTTTTACTGAATGTACCAGCTTTTCTGCCTATAACACAATTTCGAACGGAAAACTTACTGCGGAGGCATTTGTGGTTACGCACATAGGAACGTTGGATGAACAAATAGATTTTCTTACCAAAGCGAAATCCAAATTCAATGCGAATAAAGTTGTCCGTATATGCGACTCCCTTCAAGGTGCGCTAGACATAAGCCAATCGTCTGATGAAATTTATCTTCCACCAGGCAAACACATGATTAAATTTCTCGAATACCTGAATGGAGGCGGAGCCATTAGAGCTATAACATCTGTTGATTTTAAAGATGTAGATGAACACGGGAAACTGGAAATAATTGATGATAAGTCTATAATAAGTTCCAAGGATGATGACAGCATTTTGCTAACGGTGGATGGAAATTATTGTTTCGAAAATGTGCTGCTGGATTGTAGAAACGTTAGAACCGGCGTGCTTATCAAACGAggaaatgtttcattcaaaaattgctACCTTATTGGCGATCCAGCTTCTACAACCAAGCAAGGAATAGTGGTATTTG GCAATTCTACTATAAGTCTCGAGAATTGTATCATCAAAGACTTTTCTACCGGAATATACTCCAACCATAATTGCAATATTCATCTAACAGGCACCAACATTCAGAATTGCTACAATGGAATCGAGGTCCTAACTGGATGCACAGTAGCATTCATAGCGACCAggattcaaaattgtaaaagctATGGCGTTTTGTTGGAAGTTAACGATTCTCCCTTCCCCGAGAAAACCAATCAGAGTTACGACGACTTTCAGAAAATTGAACGTCAAGAGTTTCGATTTGAGCCTGATTGTGTCTTTGAAAACAACGGAAAAGCCAACTTCATTCTTATTAACGGATCACAGGCTGATTTCAACAGTTCTTGCTTTATGGATCAGATGGATCCATCATCAAACGTAAGTTTTGCTAACATCTTGAGAATCATGGACAACCTTGCACGTGAGAATACTGAACAACTGAACGCTGACTTAAAACATGAGACTATCAAGGACATACACAAGGAAGAATGCGAAAATATCAGCGAAGTAGAACAAGATATAGGAAGTGTTACGACGAATGGTGGTGATATATCGACTTTTGACAACGATAGCGACTCGGTGGAAGATTCGTTAGAAAGTGGTGGAGGATCCTTTGATGTCATCGAGATTAACGATACGGTTATCGAAATAGATTAA